TTCCACCTTTTGGAAGTTGTCTCTGTGGTCCAATGGGAGTATCACAGATGAGCCTGAGCTTGGATAGTTTCTCGACCCTTCTCCTGGAATCCGAGGGAAGGTCTTGATCACTCTGTTTCTTCTCAAGTTGAGTAGGATGGAATCGCGGTTGGCGAAAATGAACAAGTTTCCGTCTGATGAAAGGTGGAGAAAGGGGTATAGGTTGTTCCCTCCTTCATTCCTGTCATTGGTTTGGTGCAAGAATGGAAGGTCAAAGGATTTTTCTCCAGGACTAATTTTTGGTACAAATTCATATGTGAAAGTTCTTCTTCCACCAACAACCACCACCCTATCATGTTCTGGTAGCAGCTGACTAGAAGCATACCACCTCATATCAGATAGCGTTTTCTTTGATTGTATCCAGTTACATTGGTCATTCCCACAGGGCCTAAAGAATCTGACACGTTTAGCACCTCTTTCATTTCCGCCTACTTGTAAAAGAGTACCATTGCTCAGGAATGAACCAGAGGAACACCAGGGATCAGTATCAAGCCACAGAGGCCTCACTTTATTGGTACTAATGTCATACTCTACAGAATGAGCATAGCATGTGGAGTCCATCATATCATGCCTGCTTCTGCTGCACGTGCTTCCATGGAAGCGTCTGCGAAGTTTGTAACCAGAAGGGCCAGCTCCAGTTTGATCGAACATTACGACTGTGTTTTTGTAGGTTAAGGCCAGATGCATGCCAACCACGCCAGTGCTGTTAAGCAGCAGTTGCCACTGCCCTCTTCTCCCCTCAGACGGTGTCATGTTGGCACCATCGCTGAATCCAACACAAATCAAGATAAATAGGACTGTGATCATGATTTTACTGCAAGATATGAAGAACAATGTTGAAGGTGATGGTTATTAGATTCGAAGGGAGTGTCCTTTTGTAGTTCTGCGTTTTGCTTGGAGCCGACATACTAGGCACTCATGCACTTGAAATGGTGCAGTCATTTTGGCTAAAGTTCAGTGAATCTtgaaataacacttttttatgCATCACAATCTTTCcgtatgatattttttaaagagaGATAATATGGTAAttgttctttaaaatataaagagaagGACATCTTAATATCTTCTATTATTTTAGAAagagaaatgatatttttacaagtaatttttttttatattaattttaaattacagttttttattttatttatttatttttaaattagcattactttttttaagaaatataaaaaattatcttattaatttttttagaaatataaaaatttattttatcattttatttttcataatgtGTGATATTACCTTACCATTACTAAAAATAGATACATATCTGGAACAGTTTTTCTTAGGAAAGAGTatcatatcaattttttttttaatttcttaaaggtttaaacctctttttggtccctaagttataagcggatgttcagtttagtttccgtttttaaaaatgtaaatctttggtccctaagttataaaaaatgtatcaaatgagtccttttttgacttgaaatactgtttttggtgtTTTCTTAACCActgttacatctttagattgctttgatttgtttcttaataataggtttaaacctctttttggtccctatgttataagcggatgttaagtttagtccccgttttttaaaatgtaaatctttggtccctaagttataaaaaatgtatcaaatgagtccttttttgacttgaaatactgtttttggtNNTTTCTTAACAActgttacatctttagattgctctgatttgtttcttaataataacaacactttagattgctctttgtactttgaccatgaacataaaaaaaggactcatttgatacattttttataacttaagaaccaaaggtttacatttttaaaagcgaggactaaattgaacatccgctcataacttagggaccaaaaagaggtttaaaccttaataataacagcactttagattgctctttgtactttgaccatgaacatcaaaaaaggactcatttgatacattttttataacttaagaaccaaaggtttacatttttaaaagcggagactaaattgaacattagctcataacttagggaccaaaaagaggtttaaacctttcttaaaagataaaaaaaaaagataaagttaaatttgaaataaaaatatagtgcTTTTATacagttaaaatattatagttttttttaatagaaaaatatgataggtaaaatttaaacttatcaAAAGTAGTCATcactaaaaaaaacttttgattaGACATTTAGCGTCTAATCTAATTTTAACGTCATTTTGGGAGACATTAAATTGACATCGGATTAGCACAtcactaaattatatatattatgcatTTCAAGTCTTAAGTATACTAAAGAATCTAAAAAGCAATCCAAAACTTAAACTATCAAAAGTAAACTAATTAACGTATTCAACAAGGTTTAAACTCTCAGATGATCCTGATATTTATTGAGGAATCTCAAGTGGGTCTTCTTGTTGAAAAcagtctcaattaggtcctaaattttgaaaaattgtaacAACTAAGTCCTTTCCGTTAACTGTTGAAAGACAGCGATAATAGATGCTGACGTGTTGCACAACTAATATGCTGATGTAAAAgtgttttattatgttaattttttatttaaattaaaggattttggcaagtcaaacttaattggtttatgttaaaataatatattagggATTTAGTTTTCTTCATATTAGGGCTTTCTAAACTAAACAAGGttagagaaagagagaattgAAAAGATAATTAGGGATTTGATAACTAAGCACAAGAAGCCGACGGTGGACGAAAAGCCAAATTCCTTGTAGATGGAAACGACGTCGTGGCAGACGTCGTGGCAGACGGCGAAGGCACGAAAGTTGTTGGTGCAGTGAAGGGAGAGGAGTTGGTGGAGGGAGCGGGCTTCAAAAAAAAGTTTGGCACGGGTGAGAATGTCAAAAAGGAGGCAGAAGGAGGTGGTGCGGGGACGGTATAATGTGGCTATTAGGCAGCGATTTGGAAGAATGTGAGGGCAGCGGTGGAGGCGGCGTAGAAGGCCATTGGTGAGGGGGTCTGAGAAGGGGAAGCGGAGGCCGTTGAGGGTGGCAGGGCGGCGTAGGAGGAGGAGGCGGGAGATGCGGTCGAGGAGGTCGGGGGAAGGaggtttgaaatttgaattggaATGTTGAGGAAAGTTCTCGAGAAGGAATGGAGAGATATGGAATGTTCTATGTAAGGGGAAGGAAAGGAAAATGGGTTTACGACGAAGAGGGAACATTTGAGTAGCGGTAACTTCCTCGAAGGCATGAGTTGCTAATGTCGGACGTTAAATTTGTGATCTGGTTCTTGTTGAGTGTGTGGTAATTGAGGGAGAAAGGAGAAGGAATAGAGGCTGAATGTGAAGATTCAGTGAAGAGGTGAACGATGATGATTGGTTGGAGGGAAGAAGAAGCACTGCCGCCACAATGACTACCACCACTTAACAGGGAAAATATAGTAGAGACTTGTTTGTTGCAGAGTGATGCGAAAGGGTAGgcgaaatattttcaaatttaaaccaacaaaaatttataatacatatttgagaaaaaaatttatttcccCGTAATAAGATCATACAGATCAACAGGTTTATTTTGCAACACGTCAACAGCTCTTGACGTCGTTTCTGACCACTTAATGGAAAAGTGCTTAATTGTTACGATTTTAGAAAATTTAGGACCCAATTAAGACTGTTTTCAACCAGAAGACCCACTTGAGATTTCTCAACAAATATGAGCATCATCcgaaggtttaaacctattcaacaacaataaaattgttCCTAAAAGGACGGCCATGGGTCTTAAATCCATCTCTGCAGGAGATAAGTTGCCCACTCTTGTTGGACCTTCCTAATTATGTCATCTGATATAGGAGATGTATTCTTGAAGCGCTGCAAAATTAACTCATATTCATTATGTTTGCAAATGTTCAAAgctgaatttgatttgtaatgtatGAAAGGTAAGTATCATTACCTCAACCCAGTCATTTGTAATTTTTGCCCGAATGATAGTTTTAATCCAACTCATGACATAGTAgtcacattcccatgaatctagctgCTTGTTACACTAGAATGACAAACTAATAGTCACACATGTATATCATACAATAACATAGAAAATGAATAAGTATAAATGAGTTACAACATTTGGATACAGGATTTGAACTAGCTGACCTCTGGATTTACCCATAACTctatttacattgaaaagatagggtaatattaatataaatatattcatcaTAAAAATCATTTCAACATGTTAATGTaacatttgaaacataaaaagagaaacacTTACGCTTGTAGCATGGatttcaagtcatttttcatcctCCTGTGCAGGGAACAAAAGCATAGAATTGTGCATTGTCTTTGAATGATGACCATTAGTTGCCAATGAAACTTATTATGAATCACGAGTAGTTAGTGgactaattaagtaaattttaatcaaattttacattttgaaacACATACCCATCATGTATGGTGCAAGGTATATGTCTTTTTTAGACTCagtcatccatgtttgcaaataattttgtttggtcTCAAGTGTGTTACTAGAAGCTTGAATAATCTGAGGTTCAATAAATTCGTACAtggaagaccgaccttggtcCACAATGATTGTgcccatgtacctataacaagaAAGTTTAGTTGTTATAAATTAacaatctaaatataattagtatagAAGACAATGAAatatcttacatgcaccatagttgaagGATTGAAATATCCAACATTCTGTCTCCCCTAATGATCTCCAGTGCATCATTTAAATTGATATATACTGGCACATCGCACTAGAGGTCAAATATTCTTAAATCCCATTATAATTCTATTGGTCCTTTGGACAACTTGGGTAATTTTGCCATGAGCTTTGTTAGAGGATCATCCTTTGCTTTTGTCATGTCACCATCCTCATGTATCTTAGGCTGCTACATGGGCTACTTCTCAAGACGTAcgaactaaaataaatattttcaaagtaataaatcaattgaatgcaattaaacataaaaatactaataatagaaatataatgcATGTGGTGTGACAATGTGTGGTATGATCAATGCTTTAGGCCAGGCTATAAATGTGCCTATGGCTTCCTCCACAAAATGAATTTCTTAAGTCGGTACAGACACCTGAGCGTGAGGATCATGAACTTCATCAGTCGTCACACGAGTACGATAGGGTAATAAGGGAGTAACTTGAATAGTATGCCCTCCTTCAAGTACTCGTCCAACAGCCACTACGCGTGGGGGATCCTTATCAACCAACAACTCGTACTGACCATTGAAGTCAGTAGGCTCTACAACAGAACATGATCCTCTTATGCTCACCTGAGGTATTGTTGGAGCTTTAGTGGGCAACCACATGGTGCCTTGGGTCATGGAATGCAACTTCTCTTCAAGTGCTCTTTggatttctttttgttcttataGTTGCTCCATGAATCATTTCACCATAAACTTCATGTTTTGGTTGAGTCTTTCCTCCTATTGGAGCTCAATCTTCCTTAGTGCCTCCTGACTCATGGATTCGTTGCTTCTTTGTGTACTGCCAAAGTGGTCACGAAAACCAATCACACCTCTAACCCCACACTCACGCCCTGGGTGCTTAGGTTTTCCAATGGCCGTTGTGAGAATGTCATCCCTACCTTGGCCAACAAAGGAACCCTGACTTTgttgctcaaccaactcatcttGTATATGACAATGAAGTTTGTtgcataaaacaaataatatgataaatagaCAATCAATCAATGTTTAGAATTTGTACCTACAATTCTTTGTGAGATTAAGACAGCTGAGGAagatgtcatgttcccatcaGACTTAGTTCGAGTAGCATTCCACAATTCGTACCTAGCAAGGTAGGTGCTAGGTCGGGGGACTCAAGTCCTAAGGCCTCTACTTGgctctttctcatttttttctccaaTAATGTACAACCACCTCGTGATAACACGTATGATGCATCATTAAGTCTTTGTCTTTCTTAGGAGACTAACCTTTTACCTTGTCAAACCATGTATATGCATAAGTGTAAAATCACAATAGAATGCATTATCTAActatagaaatattttaagaaacaaaCATGTCTTTCCCCAGACTCTCTAAATGCACAAAACTGCATATGTTCCTCCTTAGTTATTCTGTACTTGGCACAAGGAGATTCATATTATTTGTCTCCAAAGACATATAGATGTCTTAGCCTGGTCTTGAAGTCCCTTTATCTAATCGTTATGTGGGATAACACTTTCTTTCTAATTTGCCCAGTGTTTGgaatatcaaaatttttttgttcaaaacaaaagacatatcaaatttcttttaagtaaaTATACTTGAATGTCCTACCATTGGAGGTTCTTGCCAATCTTTAGGTAGTCATCCCAAGATGCAATGACGATAGAGACATGAGTTTCTGCCAACATACCTAGATAACTCCTAAACTTCTCAGCATATGGATCTGAAGGGAGGCCCGATCTCAAATTAATCTCGATCAATATCCTCTCCATGGCAACGCGTCGAGATGTCACATCGGGCAATTGCATCACAAATCGACCATGTCCGCTCTTTTCTGATCCCGAAATCGTCATACATGAAAACACAATGTTAGTACTACatcaaatatgataaataaaacaaattgtaaaggctataaaaaaaaattaacacaaaacCTATTAAGGTATTGTTTTCTCCCAGATCCCTTCATTCTTATCACTTTGAATTGTGCGGATGTCATCGGTTACGTCCCACCTTTTCTTCAATGGGTCTTGATGAAAAAGATGTTGTCTCAAGTATATATAGAGAATCTTCATCATTGTTTTTACCTTCCAATACCATTGatcatttttcatttgttgGATCATTGATATAAAGTATTTGCCTTGCTTGACTAGCCATAATAAATGATTCATTAATGTAACTCATCTTGCTAAGGTCCACCAAAGTGAACCCAAAGTCATCAATCATCACACCAGAATTTATATCAACTCATTGACACTTGAAAATTGGAACTCTAAAACTGACATAATCAACTTCtcatatttcttgtattattccaaaataacttATGGATGTTATaattggatttttgtctttaaaactAGCTAAGTGCATAGCCTGAGCTTGTAGTGTaaccccactattttgaactctacttttgtCATCTTCTAGCTTTGTTTGAAAAgatgtattatttatatagtagtcACCATATGTGATCACATCTGTATTCGGTCTACGAGCTAGCCTCAATaaattttcagaaacatttggagttgcataaatctttttcttaaaccatggtAAGAAGGTTTTCATATGTTCATTAAGAGTCCAattttcactcattcttgggtgtgcagtgtaacgccccgacaacttacaaggactgttgactgcccccacacatcaccacgaggctttccagtgtgctttgtcctcactcgcacactttccgggaaaacttctcggaaggtcacccatcccaaaatTACTCCAgactaagcacgcttaaccatggagttcttatgggttaggctaccgaaagtgtgcgagtgaggacaaagcacactggaaagcctcgtgttgatgtgtgggggcagtcagcagtccctgtaagttgtcggggcgttacattCAGACTTTATTTCATCAACGTGTTGAAAAATGTAAGGAATCAAATCAAcagtgttgtttaagatgtacaaaaGAGCTTAATCTACTTCTTTTCTACTAACACTTTGAATTTTCACTCCTCAAACATAccttcacatttttcttcatgtCTGCTCTTAGGAAGTCCCactggttcacaacttggcatatAACTTAAACATAATTCAATGGCTTCATCTGTAATGTACCACTCTATGATTGAAGCTTCTAGACAACactgattcttgacatatccctttaagattttcatgtatctCTCAACGGGGTACATCCACCTTAAGAATACCGACCCACATATATGAATTTCTCTTACTAGATAaacaatcaaatgaaccatgatatcaaagAAAGAAGGTGAAAAATACATTAAAGAACAAACTCAGACATGTCAGAATACCTAGAACAGAAGCAGGTAACGCCTCAGATAACAAgtggtaacaattgttgcatcagGACATGAGAATcatgagactttaaaccaactaactttaactcttgcatagaaacaaaGTTACTAATGTTtgaagaataaccttgtggaaccttcacactatttaaagacttacaaaaattttgtttttcttttttaaaaagagtgTGATAGGTTGGGGGTAGATAGGTGCGTCTTCCAATAGATTGTGGATGTAACTCAGAACGGATTCCCATGTCACCCAAAACCTTGTTGTGCTTTTATTCCATCTTTAGTCTTCTCTTTTACgtttaataaagttttgatggtcacaaacatttttctcAATGTGCATCACATATAAACAATGTCGTACATTAACTTTTTACCAATATGGAAGATTAGaaaatattgatcgtttcttccaaatgtttttcttaatgGTCTTCTTTTGATATTTTCCGAAGACAATGTTaatgttttttactttcttGTACACTTCTTCACCATTGTGGGGTTTCAAAACAACATCATCCTCAACACTTccattaaatactttattcaatCTACGGTAAGAATGATTTTGAGAAAGGAATTTTCTATGTCTTGCATATACTCTTTTTtgaccatgcttcaattgaaggtaactagtgttttcttcacaaatggGACATGCGAAATGacctttaacactataaccgctcaagtttccatatgttatgaaatcaattatagtgcaaaacaacattgcatgCAAACGGAAagttttttgataatttaaattgaagacGTCAacaccttcttcccacaacaTTTTCTAATCATCGATTAAAGGTTTCAAATACACATCAATGTTATTTCCAGGTTGTCTAGAACCCGATATCATCATGGACAACATCataaattttctcttcatgcacaacaaaggagaaagattataTATCATCAGCATAATTGGCAATGAAATATGTTTGCTACATAAGTTCCCATaaggattcataccatcagttgcaagtgcaagtcttaagtttcttggatctgcaccaaattttagaaatgtttcatcgatcttcttccattgtGGGGAATCAGTTGGGTGTCAAAGAAGATTATTGCACTTTCTTCCGTCAACATGCTActtaaggttctttgcatcttCTTTAACTGAAAATAATCGTTTCAACCTATGTAGTATAGCCAAGTACCTCATCACCTTAGTAGGTGCACCATCATTGCCTTcatcaccattttttttttgtcaatttttattttttttaaaatcgtgATAGACCACATGTTGGACACAACTTTAGTGAAACAAACTCCTTTGTGTACAAAATACAATCATTAGGACAAAcatgtatcttttgatattctAGACccattgaacataaaaaattttcaaCCTCGTAATTA
This DNA window, taken from Vigna radiata var. radiata cultivar VC1973A chromosome 5, Vradiata_ver6, whole genome shotgun sequence, encodes the following:
- the LOC106761575 gene encoding aldehyde oxidase GLOX-like — protein: MITVLFILICVGFSDGANMTPSEGRRGQWQLLLNSTGVVGMHLALTYKNTVVMFDQTGAGPSGYKLRRRFHGSTCSRSRHDMMDSTCYAHSVEYDISTNKVRPLWLDTDPWCSSGSFLSNGTLLQVGGNERGAKRVRFFRPCGNDQCNWIQSKKTLSDMRWYASSQLLPEHDRVVVVGGRRTFTYEFVPKISPGEKSFDLPFLHQTNDRNEGGNNLYPFLHLSSDGNLFIFANRDSILLNLRRNRVIKTFPRIPGEGSRNYPSSGSSVILPLDHRDNFQKVEVMVCGGSSTGAFTAAARRRFLEGLRSCGRMVITGEKNKWNMEQMPKPRLLNDMVILPIGDILIINGAERGSAGYDNARNASLEPFLYSPKKRLGARFRVLMSTKIARMYHSSATLLPDGRVLVAGSNPHGRYIFHNVAYPTELRLQAFVPHYMERRYHSLRPNNLTIEYGGASHAIEYGKEFRVRFFLMRRPNNEMVFSAYAPPFTTHSFAMNQRMLKLRCRSLERSGDGWVVAVLEAPPSSLVAPSGYYMLTVVNGGIPSMSQWVHFGHA